A genomic region of Alnus glutinosa chromosome 11, dhAlnGlut1.1, whole genome shotgun sequence contains the following coding sequences:
- the LOC133882424 gene encoding ras-related protein Rab7, protein MPSRRRTLLKVIILGDSGVGKTSLMNQYVNRKFSNQYKATIGADFLTKEVQFEDRLFTLQIWDTAGQERFQSLGVAFYRGADCCVLVYDVNSMKSFDNLNNWREEFLIQASPSDPENFPFVVLGNKVDIDGGNSRVVSEKKARAWCASKGNIPYFETSAKEGINVEEAFQCIAKNALKSGEEEEIYLPDTIDVASSSQQRSTGCEC, encoded by the exons ATGCCTTCCCGTCGAAGAACCCTCTTGAAGGTCATCATCCTTGGCGACAGcgg GGTGGGGAAGACCTCCTTGATGAATCA ATATGTAAATAGGAAGTTTAGCAATCAATACAAGGCGACAATTGGAGCCGATTTTTTGACAAAAGAAGTGCAGTTCGAAGATAGGCTGTTCACCTTACAG ATCTGGGATACAGCTGGCCAGGAAAGATTCCAAAGCCTAGGTGTTGCTTTCTACCGGGGCGCTGATTGCTGTGTTCTTGTATATGATGTTaattcaatgaaatcatttgaCAACCTTAACAACTGGAGAGAGGAATTCCTTATTCAG GCAAGTCCTTCAGATCCAGAAAATTTCCCATTTGTTGTTCTAGGAAACAAGGTCGATATAGATGGTGGAAATAGTAGAGTG GTTTCGGAGAAAAAGGCTCGAGCTTGGTGTGCATCAAAAGGAAATATTCCATACTTTGAGACCTCTGCCAAGGAGGGTATTAATGTGGAAGAAGCTTTCCAGTGCATAGCTAAGAATGCCCTGAAGAGTGGAGAGGAGGAAGAAAT ATACTTGCCGGACACCATTGATGTTGCGAGCAGCAGTCAGCAGCGATCAACTGGTTGCGAATGCTAA
- the LOC133881981 gene encoding putative HVA22-like protein g codes for MGSFLARALVLVFGYAYPAYNCFKSLEKNEPEIEQLLFWCRYWIIVAMLTVFERVGDTFISWLPMYNEAKLALFIYLWYPKTKGTIYVYNSFRPYLAKHEPEIDRNLSELRVKAVDIAIFYWQKALSYGQARFFEILQYVSSRSTAQPHSNQQSSCLVGDVGKPGSPAIATIERCPLKAYLPQTRAQVVQADSPIKSLSQLQGINKEIARNPDPMSSM; via the exons ATGGGGTCTTTTCTTGCAAGAGCCCTTGT GCTGGTTTTTGGTTATGCTTATCCGGCTTATAACTGCTTCAAATCTTTGGAGAAGAATGAGCCAGAGATTGAGCAACTTCTGTTTTGGTGCCGTTACTG GATTATAGTTGCTATGCTTACCGTCTTTGAGAGAGTTGGGGATACTTTTATTTCATG GTTACCAATGTACAATGAAGCGAAGTTGGCGCTCTTTATATATCTATGGTATCCTAAAACAAAG GGAACAATATATGTTTATAACTCCTTCAGGCCCTATTTGGCAAAACATGAACCGGAAATTGATCGTAACCTATCGGAGTTGAGGGTTAAGGCTGTGgatattgcaattttttattggCAGAAGGCTCTGAGTTATGGTCAGGCaagattttttgagattttgcaATATGTTTCTTCTCGATCAACAGCTCAACCTCACTCTAATCAA CAGAGTAGTTGTCTAGTTGGTGACGTCGGGAAACCGGGGTCCCCTGCAATTGCTACAATTGAGAGATGCCCACTTAAGGCCTACCTGCCCCAAACAAGAGCTCAGGTAGTTCAGGCAGATAGCCCCATCAAAAGCCTCTCACAATTGCAAGGAATAAACAAGGAGATTGCAAGGAATCCCGATCCAATGTCGAGCATGTAG